Proteins found in one Choloepus didactylus isolate mChoDid1 chromosome 25, mChoDid1.pri, whole genome shotgun sequence genomic segment:
- the LOC119520510 gene encoding olfactory receptor 7A5-like encodes MEPGNVTQISEFLLWGFSEDPELQPFLFGLFLSMYLVTVFGNLLIILATITDSHLHTPMYFFLSNLSFSDICLSSTTVPKMLVNIQMQRRVITYAGCLTQMYFFLLFGGLDNFLLTVMAYDRFMAICHPLHYTVIMNPQLCVLLVLLSWTVSALHSLLHSLMVLHLSFCTHLEIPHFFCDLDQIIQLACTDTFLNDIVTYFAAGLLGFGPFTGIIYSYSKIFSSVHVISSVQGKYKAFSTCVSHLSVVFLFYCTILGVYLSSTASPNAHANATASVMYTMITPMLNPFIYSLRNKEMKGALKKVLGGKI; translated from the coding sequence ATGGAACCAGGAAATGTTACACAAATTTCAGAATTTCTCCTTTGGGGATTTTCAGAAGACCCAGAATTACAACCCTTCCTCTTTGGGCTGTTTCTGTCCATGTACCTAGTCACCGTCTTTGGGAACCTGCTCATCATCCTGGCCACCATCactgactcccacctccacacgcccatgtacttcttcctttccaacctgtCTTTTTCTGATATCTGTTTATCCTCCACCACTGTCCCAAAGATGCTTGTGAACATCCAGATGCAGAGGAGGGTCATAACCTATGCAGGCTGCCTCACCCAGATGTACTTTTTCTTACTCTTTGGAGGGTTGGACAACTTCCTTCTgactgtgatggcctatgaccgcttcaTGGCCATCTGTCACCCTCTGCATTACACAGTCATCATGAACCCACAGCTCTGTGTCCTGCTGGTTCTGTTGTCCTGGACTGTGAGTGCCCTGCATTCCTTATTACACAGCTTAATGGTGTTACACCTGTCCTTTTGTACACATTTGGAGATCCCTCACTTTTTCTGTGACCTTGATCAGATCATCCAACTTGCCTGTACTGACACCTTCCTCAATGACATAGTGACATATTTTGCAGCTGGGCTGCTGGGTTTTGGTCCCTTCACTGGAATAATTTATTCTTATTCCAAGATTTTTTCTTCTGTGCATGTAATCTCATCAGTTCAGGGGAAGTATAAAGCATTTTCCACCTGTGTGTCTCACCTCTCTGTTGTCTTCTTATTTTATTGTACCATCCTCGGAGTGTATCTTAGTTCTACTGCATCACCAAATGCACATGCAAATGCAACTGCCTCCGTGATGTACACCATGATCACgcccatgctgaaccccttcatctacagtttgaggaataaagaaatgaaaggggcTCTGAAAAAAGTCTTGGGAGGGAAGATATGA
- the LOC119520511 gene encoding olfactory receptor 7A10-like translates to MELENKTRVLEFILLGLSEDAEVQPLLFGLFLMMYLVTFIGNLLIILAIISDSHLHTPMYFFLSNLSLNDICFTSTTVPKMLVNIHTGSKMITYINCLTQTYFAMLFVTLDNFLLSVMAYDRFMAICHPLHYMVIMNPRRCALLLLASWVLSVLHALLHGLMLLQLSFPTNLEIPHIFCELNQVIHLACSDTFLNDLLMYFAAGLVGIIPLSGILLSYCKIVSSVLRISSAGGKSKAFSTCGSHLSAVSLFYGTVLGVYLSSAATQNSRARAIASVMYMVVTPMLNPFIYSLRNKDIKHAFKNLLS, encoded by the coding sequence AtggaattagaaaacaaaacacgTGTTTTAGAGTTTATCCTCCTCGGACTCTCAGAAGATGCAGAAGTGCAGCCCCTCCTCTTTGGGCTGTTCCTGATGATGTACCTGGTCACTTTCATTGGGAACCTGCTCATCATCCTGGCCATCATCTCTGACTCACACctgcacacacccatgtacttcttcctctctaacctGTCCTTAAATGATATCTGTTTCACCTCCACCACTGTCCCAAAGATGCTAGTGAATATCCATACAGGGAGCAAAATGATAACATATATAAACTGTCTTACCCAGACATATTTTGCTATGCTTTTTGTGACATTAGACAACTTCCTCCTGtctgtgatggcctatgaccgcttcaTGGCCATCTGCCACCCCCTTCATTACATGGTCATCATGAACCCCCGGCGCTGTGCCCTCCTGCTGCTGGCATCCTGGGTATTGAGTGTTCTGCATGCTCTTTTACATGGCTTAATGCTTTTGCAATTGTCTTTTCCTACCAACTTAGAAATCCCTCACATTTTCTGTGAACTTAATCAGGTAATCCATCTTGCTTGTTCTGACACCTTCCTCAATGACCTACTGATGTATTTTGCAGCTGGACTTGTGGGTATTATTCCACTCTCTGGGATCCTTTTGTCTTACTGTAAGATCGTATCCTCTGTTTTGAGAATTTCCTCAGCTGGAGGCAAGTCTAAAGCATTTTCCACTTGTGGGTCTCACCTCTCTGCAGTGTCCCTGTTTTATGGTACAGTTCTTGGAGTGTATCTTAGTTCTGCTGCTACTCAAAACTCAAGGGCAAGAGCAATAGCCTCAGTGATGTACATGGTGGTCACTCCCATGCTGAACCCTTTTATCTACAGTCTTAGAAACAAGGACATAAAGCATGCCTTTAAAAATCTCCTCAGCTGA